The DNA region ATCAGCGCCACCGCCTGGGCCGCCGCCACCGCCGTCTGGAGCGCGGTCGGATCGGCCAGGCCGACGTCCTCGCTGGCCGAGATCATCAGCCGGCGGGCGATGAACCGCGGATCCTCGCCCGCCTCGATCATCCGCGCCAGGTAGTGCAGGGTCGCGTCCACGTCGCTGCCCCGGATCGACTTGATCAGGGCGCTGGCCACGTCGTAGTGCTGGTCGCCGTCCCGGTCGTAGCGGACGGCGGCCTGGTTGACGGCGGTCTCGGTGGTGGCCAGCGTGATGCTCGCCTCGCCCTTCTCCAGCGCCGCACCGGCCGCGGCCTCCAGCGTGGTGAGCGCCTTCCGGGCGTCCCCGCCGGCCAGCCGGACCAGGTGGTCCTCGGCCTCCGCGGTCAGCTCCACCGCACCCTCCAGGCCGCGCTCGTCGGCCACCGCGCGGTGGAGCAGCGAGCGGACGTCGTCGTCGGTCAGCGACTCCAGGGTGAGCAGCAGCGAGCGGGAGAGCAGCGGGGAGATCACCGAGAAGTACGGGTTCTCGGTGGTCGCGGCGATCAGGGTGACCCAGCGGTTCTCCACGGCGGGCAGCAGCGAGTCCTGCTGCGCCTTGGAGAAGCGGTGGATCTCGTCCAGGAAGAGCACCGTCTCCCGGCCGCTCATGCCGACGGCGCGGCGGGCGCCGTCGATGACGGCGCGGACCTCCTTGACCCCGGCGGTGATCGCGGACAGCTCGACGAAGCGGCCCTCGACGGCCTGGCTGATCACGTGCGCGAGCGTGGTCTTGCCGGTGCCGGGCGGGCCCCAGAGGATCACCGAGCTGGTCGCGGCCGGGCCGCGCGACCCGGCGACCAGGCGTTGCAGCGGTGAGCCGGGCTTCAGCAGCTGACGCTGCCCGGCCACCTCGTCGAGGGTGCGCGGGCGCATCCGCACGGCGAGCGGGGCCCGGCCGGGCTCCTTGGCCTGGCGTTCCTCGGCGGCGGCGGTGAAGAGGTCCGGTTCGTCCACACCGGAAGCCTATGCGAGCACGCCGACAGCCCGGTCCGGCACCGCGGAGCCCGCCCGCCGCCGCCCGCCGCCGCGGCCGTCCAACGCCGCCGCCAGCGCCGGCGGCGGCGCCTACGCGTGCTTCGGCAGGTCCAGCACCACGGCCTCGAACTCCTCCAGCGAGCGCAGCGTCACCCCGCCGGCACCCACCGCCCTGGCCCGGGCCCCGGCGACCGCCCCGCGGGAGGCCACCAGCGCGGCC from Kitasatospora sp. NBC_00458 includes:
- a CDS encoding replication-associated recombination protein A, translated to MDEPDLFTAAAEERQAKEPGRAPLAVRMRPRTLDEVAGQRQLLKPGSPLQRLVAGSRGPAATSSVILWGPPGTGKTTLAHVISQAVEGRFVELSAITAGVKEVRAVIDGARRAVGMSGRETVLFLDEIHRFSKAQQDSLLPAVENRWVTLIAATTENPYFSVISPLLSRSLLLTLESLTDDDVRSLLHRAVADERGLEGAVELTAEAEDHLVRLAGGDARKALTTLEAAAGAALEKGEASITLATTETAVNQAAVRYDRDGDQHYDVASALIKSIRGSDVDATLHYLARMIEAGEDPRFIARRLMISASEDVGLADPTALQTAVAAAQAVALIGFPEARIILSQAAIALALAPKSNAAYLAIDAALADVRQGLAGPVPPHLRDAHYGGAGKLGHGKGYRYPHDLPEGIAAQQYAPDAVHGKEYYQPTRRGGEARYADVVEWTRGRLRGE